A stretch of Desulfocurvus vexinensis DSM 17965 DNA encodes these proteins:
- a CDS encoding L-serine ammonia-lyase, iron-sulfur-dependent, subunit alpha, producing the protein MAYTIKELLRMQVAPALGCTEPVAIALAAAAAASLLPPGPVDSVALWIDPNIYKNGLAVTIPGTGGLCGLDTAAALGCEGGDPALGLEVLEPVDAAAVARARALLGAGRVAVHLLEEHRGLYVRVRVARAGAWAEAVIEGVHDNITALVRGGVPVADSPLLGRGGARDGRPLEDLEAWLREQSLDTLLGLVPGLDDADLEFLEQGVQHNLRLAAHGLDNSVGLGVGATLERLVRQGLLGRDMMSAARILTSAAADARMGGVKLPAMSSAGSGNHGLTAILPIQAVFGFTQATDRARLEAVALSHAVTAYVKAYTGRLSAVCGCSVAAGAGATAGVAYLLGGGPAHIAGAIKNLIEDLAGVICDGAKAGCALKLATAAGTAVQAALFALQGVNVSHTDGIVGASPEQTMRNVGTLSTQGMIETDRTILRIMLEKHFPGIWGPRPGGLGGRPAAHCAAGRPASFLWICGERLVYKLLRNAKTPIGRWMGVCVAGRAGRLPGRGRARAGQRESKEAVMLRQFSIGKRIFLVLLVMVLFIVGVVSAFLSNAGTIRDLSVGEISDQMVEGQKQKLQVATMTIAETLGVLLRAVPDPEGRVELIRAVVDPIRFEDDKSGYYFVYQGTVNVALPPAHDKQGTDLGGLKDPNGVYLVRELAALSAQGGGFVQYIWPKPGAGDQPKLSYATMIPGTDYWIGTGVYIDNVDAAKAEIARTISDVVAASTAWIVGVLAAVFLLLVLPLALLIVRSITRPIAQATRAAGDIAGGNYAVELEAQGRDEAAHLEQALNSMAATLRHNIEEITAKTADAQEKAAAAQAAQGEAEQAKAQAERARAEGLLHAAQRLEQVVLRVSTATEQISAQADEIRSGTDVQRDRLQATATAMEEMNATVLEVARNAGTAAERGVDVQTKARDGADVVERSVQAMQTTRQQAHTLQESMNALGHQAEAIGQIMTVITDIADQTNLLALNAAIEAARAGDAGRGFAVVADEVRKLAEKTMTATKEVGDSIKAIQGVAAQNISGMQAAVRDLEEASELANRSGEVLGEIVHGTEESAEQIRSIATAAEEQSAASEEINQAIEEINSIAGDTARGVAETTQALGDLAEQAGALSALVAELKREGGAA; encoded by the coding sequence ATGGCCTACACGATCAAGGAATTGTTGCGCATGCAGGTTGCGCCCGCCCTGGGCTGCACCGAGCCCGTGGCCATCGCCCTGGCGGCCGCCGCCGCCGCGTCGCTGCTGCCCCCCGGCCCTGTGGACTCCGTGGCGCTGTGGATCGACCCCAACATCTACAAGAACGGCCTGGCGGTGACCATCCCCGGCACCGGCGGGCTGTGCGGGCTGGACACCGCCGCCGCCCTGGGCTGCGAGGGCGGCGACCCGGCCCTGGGCCTGGAAGTGCTCGAACCCGTGGACGCCGCCGCCGTGGCCCGCGCCCGGGCCCTGCTCGGCGCCGGGCGCGTGGCCGTGCATCTGCTGGAGGAGCACCGGGGGCTGTACGTGCGGGTGCGCGTGGCCCGGGCCGGGGCCTGGGCCGAGGCCGTCATCGAGGGCGTGCACGACAACATCACCGCCCTTGTGCGCGGCGGCGTCCCCGTGGCGGACAGCCCGCTGCTCGGGCGCGGCGGCGCGCGCGACGGCAGGCCCCTGGAAGACCTGGAGGCCTGGCTGCGCGAGCAGTCCCTGGACACCCTGCTGGGCCTTGTGCCCGGGCTGGACGACGCGGATCTGGAATTCCTGGAGCAGGGTGTGCAGCACAACCTGCGCCTGGCGGCCCACGGGCTGGACAACAGCGTGGGCCTGGGCGTGGGCGCGACCCTGGAGCGCCTGGTGCGCCAGGGGTTGCTGGGCCGGGACATGATGTCCGCCGCGCGCATCCTGACCTCGGCGGCCGCCGACGCGCGCATGGGCGGGGTCAAGCTCCCGGCCATGAGCTCCGCCGGGTCCGGCAACCACGGGCTGACGGCCATCCTGCCCATCCAGGCCGTGTTCGGCTTCACCCAGGCCACGGACCGCGCGCGCCTGGAGGCCGTGGCCCTGTCCCACGCCGTCACGGCCTACGTGAAGGCCTACACGGGGCGGCTGTCCGCGGTGTGCGGCTGCTCGGTGGCCGCCGGGGCGGGCGCCACGGCGGGCGTGGCCTACCTGCTGGGCGGCGGCCCGGCGCACATCGCCGGGGCCATCAAGAATCTCATCGAGGACCTGGCCGGGGTCATCTGCGACGGCGCCAAGGCGGGCTGCGCCCTGAAGCTGGCCACGGCGGCGGGCACCGCCGTGCAGGCCGCGCTGTTCGCCCTGCAGGGGGTCAACGTCAGCCATACCGACGGCATTGTCGGCGCCTCGCCCGAGCAGACCATGCGCAACGTGGGCACCCTGTCCACCCAGGGCATGATCGAGACCGACCGCACCATCTTGCGCATCATGCTGGAGAAGCATTTCCCGGGCATCTGGGGCCCCCGGCCCGGGGGTTTGGGGGGGCGGCCCGCGGCGCATTGCGCTGCGGGCCGCCCCGCGTCTTTCTTATGGATTTGCGGGGAAAGATTGGTATATAAACTATTGCGGAATGCAAAGACGCCGATAGGGCGTTGGATGGGGGTATGTGTGGCTGGCCGTGCGGGCCGGCTGCCTGGGCGGGGTCGGGCCCGCGCGGGGCAACGCGAGAGCAAGGAGGCAGTGATGCTGCGGCAATTTTCCATCGGCAAACGGATTTTCCTGGTCCTGCTGGTCATGGTGTTGTTCATCGTCGGGGTCGTGAGCGCGTTTTTGTCCAACGCGGGCACCATCCGCGACCTGAGCGTCGGGGAGATCAGCGACCAGATGGTCGAGGGCCAGAAGCAGAAACTCCAGGTGGCGACCATGACCATCGCCGAGACCCTGGGCGTGCTGCTGCGCGCCGTGCCCGACCCCGAGGGCCGCGTGGAGCTGATTCGCGCCGTGGTGGATCCCATCCGCTTCGAGGACGACAAGTCCGGCTACTATTTCGTCTACCAGGGCACGGTGAACGTGGCCCTGCCCCCGGCCCACGACAAGCAGGGCACCGACCTGGGCGGGCTCAAGGACCCCAACGGCGTCTACCTCGTGCGCGAGCTGGCCGCCCTGTCCGCCCAGGGCGGCGGGTTCGTGCAGTACATCTGGCCCAAGCCCGGCGCGGGCGACCAGCCCAAGCTCTCCTACGCGACCATGATTCCCGGCACGGACTACTGGATCGGCACCGGCGTGTACATCGACAACGTGGACGCCGCCAAGGCCGAGATCGCCCGGACCATCTCCGACGTGGTGGCCGCCAGCACGGCCTGGATCGTGGGCGTGCTGGCGGCGGTGTTCCTGCTGCTGGTGCTGCCCCTGGCGCTGCTCATCGTGCGCAGCATCACCCGGCCCATCGCCCAGGCCACCCGGGCGGCGGGCGACATCGCGGGCGGCAACTACGCCGTGGAGCTGGAGGCCCAGGGCCGCGACGAGGCCGCGCACCTGGAACAGGCCCTGAACAGCATGGCCGCCACCCTGCGCCACAACATCGAGGAAATCACCGCCAAGACCGCCGATGCCCAGGAAAAGGCCGCCGCAGCCCAGGCCGCCCAGGGCGAGGCCGAGCAGGCCAAGGCCCAGGCCGAGCGCGCCCGGGCCGAGGGCCTGCTGCACGCGGCCCAGCGCCTGGAGCAGGTCGTGTTGCGCGTCTCCACCGCCACCGAGCAGATATCGGCCCAGGCCGACGAGATCAGAAGCGGCACGGACGTGCAGCGCGACCGGCTGCAGGCCACGGCCACGGCCATGGAGGAGATGAACGCCACGGTGCTCGAAGTGGCGCGCAACGCGGGCACCGCCGCCGAGCGCGGCGTGGACGTGCAGACCAAGGCCCGCGACGGCGCCGACGTGGTCGAGCGCTCGGTGCAGGCCATGCAGACCACCCGCCAGCAGGCCCATACCCTGCAGGAGAGCATGAACGCCCTGGGCCATCAGGCCGAGGCCATCGGCCAGATCATGACCGTGATCACCGACATTGCCGACCAGACGAACCTGCTGGCGCTCAACGCGGCCATCGAGGCCGCGCGGGCGGGCGACGCCGGGCGCGGCTTCGCCGTTGTCGCCGACGAGGTGCGCAAGCTGGCCGAGAAGACCATGACCGCCACCAAGGAGGTCGGCGACTCCATCAAGGCCATCCAGGGCGTGGCCGCGCAGAACATCTCGGGCATGCAGGCCGCCGTGCGCGACCTGGAAGAGGCCTCGGAGCTGGCCAACCGCTCGGGCGAGGTGCTGGGCGAGATCGTGCATGGCACCGAGGAGAGCGCCGAGCAGATCCGCTCCATCGCCACCGCCGCCGAGGAGCAGTCCGCCGCGTCGGAGGAGATCAACCAGGCCATCGAGGAGATCAACTCCATTGCCGGAGACACGGCGCGCGGCGTGGCCGAGACCACCCAGGCCCTGGGCGACCTGGCCGAGCAGGCCGGGGCCCTGTCCGCCCTGGTGGCCGAGCTCAAGCGCGAGGGCGGGGCGGCGTAG
- a CDS encoding EAL and HDOD domain-containing protein gives MMVSPPADDRPAPGPGAALCTRLFSRQPVFDARLRTWGYAVTFGPDLAPGPDAGVDCTLDSLPDPMPDIAAGVIALADALFGQGCKVLVNFGERSILDEAPYALPAERTVIEVPGCDALPASAAMALQGLRADGFSVALALDEAARAQAAIRATADIVLLDLDGTDPGQARALVEALPRAGALLLARGLDDAARLALARILGADLFQGSLFRSAEAVRARRPTSHEASRFRLLAAIEQPEPDFEALARTLQNDAALSFRLLSYLNSPAFGFTGRISSLQQAMLMLGWKLLKNWLRVAVLTDLAPDRKARQILLLSAQRGKFFELAASGQAPARDDPDEVFLLGLFSLLEPLLGMPMAEVAPHLPLAPGLLDALAGRADNRHALWLRLAAAYEGADWAGVEALAGRLEVAPLVLGVAHYKAMAWAEAVFSGP, from the coding sequence ATGATGGTATCTCCTCCTGCCGATGACCGCCCCGCGCCCGGCCCCGGGGCCGCCCTGTGCACCCGGCTCTTCAGTCGCCAGCCGGTGTTCGACGCGCGCCTGCGCACCTGGGGCTACGCCGTGACCTTCGGGCCGGACCTGGCCCCCGGGCCCGACGCGGGTGTGGACTGCACCCTGGACTCCCTGCCCGACCCCATGCCCGACATCGCCGCCGGGGTGATCGCCCTGGCCGACGCGCTCTTCGGCCAGGGCTGCAAGGTGCTCGTCAACTTCGGCGAGCGCTCCATCCTGGACGAGGCGCCCTACGCCCTGCCCGCCGAGCGCACGGTGATCGAGGTGCCCGGGTGCGACGCCCTGCCCGCCTCGGCGGCCATGGCCCTGCAGGGCCTGCGCGCCGACGGCTTCAGCGTGGCCCTGGCCCTGGACGAGGCCGCGCGCGCCCAGGCCGCCATCCGCGCCACGGCGGACATCGTGCTGCTGGACCTGGACGGCACCGACCCCGGGCAGGCCCGGGCCCTGGTGGAGGCCCTGCCCCGCGCGGGCGCCCTGCTCCTGGCCCGGGGGCTGGACGACGCCGCGCGCCTGGCCCTGGCCCGCATCCTGGGGGCGGACCTGTTCCAGGGCAGCTTATTCCGCAGCGCCGAGGCGGTCCGGGCCCGGCGGCCCACCTCCCACGAGGCCTCGCGCTTCCGGCTGCTGGCAGCCATCGAGCAACCCGAGCCCGACTTCGAGGCCCTGGCCCGGACCCTGCAAAACGACGCGGCCCTGAGCTTCCGCCTGCTGTCGTACCTGAACTCCCCGGCCTTCGGCTTCACCGGGCGCATCAGCTCCCTGCAACAGGCCATGCTCATGCTGGGCTGGAAGCTGCTCAAGAACTGGCTGCGCGTGGCCGTGCTCACGGACCTCGCCCCGGACCGCAAGGCCCGCCAGATCCTCTTGCTCTCGGCCCAGCGCGGCAAGTTCTTCGAGCTGGCCGCCAGCGGCCAGGCCCCGGCCCGCGATGACCCCGACGAGGTGTTCCTGCTCGGGCTGTTCTCGCTGCTGGAGCCCCTGCTGGGCATGCCCATGGCCGAGGTGGCGCCCCACCTGCCCCTGGCCCCGGGGCTGCTGGACGCCCTGGCCGGGCGGGCCGACAACCGCCACGCCCTGTGGCTGCGCCTGGCCGCGGCCTACGAGGGCGCCGACTGGGCCGGGGTGGAAGCGCTGGCCGGGCGGCTGGAGGTGGCGCCGCTGGTGCTGGGCGTGGCCCACTACAAGGCCATGGCCTGGGCCGAGGCCGTCTTCTCGGGGCCCTGA
- a CDS encoding Re/Si-specific NAD(P)(+) transhydrogenase subunit alpha: MILAVPKETFPGERRVAVVPSELPRLLKAGFEVLVQAGAGEAAGFADAAYADKGARLEPDRAALFAAADVLLMVRTPGANPGPGQADIALLRPGQVLIGLADPTTDPAVAQAVAATGAALFAMELIPRISRAQGMDALSSMATLAGYKAVLLAATHLPKMFPMLMTAAGTVAPAKVFIVGVGVAGLMAIAQARRLGAVVEAYDVRPAVREQVQSLGARFVEMELDAGESEDKGGYAKAMGEDFYRRQRELMARVVAASDVVITTAAVPGRKAPVLVTADMVRAMQPGSVIVDLAAATGGNCELTRPDQTVTDHGVTILGPTNLPSELAVDGSRMYARNITALLLNMSQDGAVDLHKDDEVVTGTCVTRDGQVVHPLVLERLAQNGA, encoded by the coding sequence ATGATCCTGGCTGTCCCCAAGGAAACCTTCCCCGGCGAGCGGCGGGTGGCGGTGGTGCCCTCCGAGCTGCCCCGGCTGCTCAAGGCGGGCTTCGAGGTGCTGGTGCAGGCGGGCGCGGGCGAGGCCGCGGGCTTTGCCGACGCCGCCTACGCCGACAAGGGCGCCCGCCTGGAGCCCGACCGCGCCGCGCTGTTCGCCGCAGCCGATGTGCTGCTCATGGTGCGCACCCCGGGGGCCAACCCCGGCCCCGGGCAGGCCGATATCGCCCTGCTGCGCCCCGGCCAGGTGCTCATCGGCCTGGCCGACCCGACCACGGACCCCGCCGTGGCCCAGGCCGTCGCCGCCACAGGCGCCGCGCTCTTCGCCATGGAGCTCATCCCGCGCATCAGCCGCGCCCAGGGCATGGACGCCCTGTCGTCCATGGCCACCCTGGCGGGCTACAAGGCCGTGCTGCTGGCCGCCACGCACCTGCCCAAGATGTTCCCCATGCTCATGACGGCGGCGGGCACCGTGGCCCCGGCCAAGGTCTTCATCGTCGGCGTGGGCGTGGCCGGGCTGATGGCCATTGCCCAGGCCCGCAGGCTGGGCGCCGTGGTCGAGGCCTACGACGTGCGCCCGGCGGTGCGCGAGCAGGTCCAGAGCCTGGGCGCCCGGTTCGTGGAAATGGAGCTGGACGCCGGGGAATCCGAGGACAAGGGCGGCTACGCCAAGGCCATGGGCGAGGACTTCTACCGCCGCCAGCGCGAGCTGATGGCCCGCGTGGTGGCGGCCAGCGACGTGGTCATCACCACCGCCGCCGTGCCCGGGCGCAAGGCGCCGGTGCTGGTCACGGCGGACATGGTCCGCGCCATGCAGCCCGGCTCGGTGATCGTGGACCTCGCGGCGGCCACGGGCGGCAACTGCGAGCTGACCCGCCCCGACCAGACCGTGACCGACCACGGGGTGACCATCCTCGGGCCCACCAACCTGCCCTCGGAGCTGGCCGTGGACGGCAGCCGCATGTACGCCAGGAACATCACCGCCCTGCTGCTCAACATGAGCCAGGACGGCGCCGTGGACCTGCACAAGGACGACGAGGTCGTCACCGGAACCTGCGTGACGCGCGACGGCCAGGTGGTGCATCCCCTGGTGCTGGAACGCCTCGCCCAAAACGGCGCCTGA
- a CDS encoding NAD(P) transhydrogenase subunit alpha, which produces METLVIGLTIFVLAVFVGFEVITKVPPTLHTPLMSGTNAISGITIIGALLSAGSGHTLLTTALGTAAVALATVNVVGGFLVTHRMLAMFRKKD; this is translated from the coding sequence ATGGAAACGCTCGTCATCGGCCTGACCATTTTCGTGCTGGCGGTGTTCGTCGGGTTCGAGGTCATCACCAAGGTGCCGCCGACCCTGCACACCCCGCTGATGTCCGGCACCAACGCCATTTCGGGCATCACCATCATCGGCGCGCTGCTCTCGGCGGGCAGCGGCCACACGCTGCTGACCACGGCCCTGGGCACGGCTGCGGTGGCCCTGGCCACGGTCAACGTGGTCGGCGGCTTCCTGGTCACCCACCGCATGCTGGCCATGTTCCGCAAGAAGGACTAG
- a CDS encoding NAD(P)(+) transhydrogenase (Re/Si-specific) subunit beta: MNTGIINLVYLLAAVLFILGIKGLTHPRTAVRGNMLSALAMLLAVAVTLLDKNILSFEYILAGVLVGALLGAVAAVRIEMTAMPQLVALFNGFGGVASVLVAGAAFEEAMGSPVAAQALAGDVATLTATAASGLIGSVTFFGSLVAFVKLQRLFWEGAVSFPLQRLAGLATAAATLGLGAAMVLAPESTGLYWAMALAAAVLGVLLTVAIGGADMPVVIALLNSYSGLAASATGFVLQNNVLIISGSLVGASGIILTRIMCKAMNRSLANVLFGGALAPAAGQAKGGKDDLYAGRVKATSGEEVAMLLDGARRVVVVPGYGMAVAQAQHTVRELMLLLEARGATVEFAIHPVAGRMPGHMNVLLAEAEVPYDKLREMDDINPELAQVDVAIVLGANDVVNPLAKTDPSSPIAGMPIIDVRACRTVVVVKRSLSAGFAGIPNPLFAADNALMYFEDGKKAVQQMVAAVKEL; encoded by the coding sequence ATGAACACGGGCATCATCAATCTCGTCTATCTGCTGGCTGCGGTGCTGTTCATCCTGGGCATCAAGGGCCTGACCCACCCGCGCACCGCCGTGCGCGGCAACATGCTCTCGGCCCTGGCCATGCTGCTGGCCGTGGCCGTGACCCTGCTGGACAAGAACATCCTGAGCTTCGAGTACATCCTGGCCGGGGTGCTGGTGGGCGCGCTGCTGGGGGCCGTGGCCGCCGTGCGCATCGAGATGACGGCCATGCCGCAGCTCGTGGCGCTGTTCAACGGATTTGGCGGCGTGGCCTCGGTGCTGGTGGCCGGGGCGGCCTTCGAGGAGGCCATGGGCTCGCCCGTGGCGGCCCAGGCCCTGGCGGGCGACGTGGCGACCCTCACGGCCACGGCGGCCTCGGGGCTCATCGGCAGCGTGACCTTCTTCGGCAGCCTGGTGGCCTTCGTCAAGCTCCAGCGCCTGTTCTGGGAGGGCGCGGTGAGCTTCCCCCTGCAACGGCTGGCGGGGCTGGCCACGGCGGCGGCGACCCTGGGCCTTGGCGCGGCCATGGTCCTGGCGCCCGAGTCCACGGGGCTCTACTGGGCCATGGCCCTGGCCGCCGCCGTGCTCGGCGTGCTGCTCACGGTGGCCATCGGCGGGGCGGACATGCCCGTGGTCATCGCCCTGCTCAACTCGTACTCCGGGCTGGCGGCCTCGGCCACGGGCTTTGTGCTGCAAAACAACGTGCTGATCATCTCCGGCTCGCTGGTGGGCGCCTCGGGCATCATCCTCACGCGCATCATGTGCAAGGCCATGAACCGCTCCCTGGCCAACGTGCTCTTCGGCGGGGCCCTGGCCCCGGCGGCGGGCCAGGCCAAGGGCGGCAAGGACGACCTCTACGCGGGCCGCGTCAAGGCGACCTCGGGCGAGGAGGTGGCCATGCTGCTCGACGGCGCGCGGCGGGTGGTTGTCGTGCCCGGCTACGGCATGGCCGTGGCCCAGGCCCAGCACACCGTGCGCGAGCTGATGCTGCTGCTCGAAGCCCGGGGGGCCACGGTGGAATTCGCCATCCACCCCGTGGCCGGGCGCATGCCCGGGCACATGAACGTGCTGCTGGCCGAGGCCGAGGTGCCCTACGACAAGCTGCGCGAAATGGACGACATCAACCCCGAGCTGGCCCAGGTGGACGTGGCCATCGTCCTTGGCGCCAACGACGTGGTCAACCCCCTGGCCAAGACCGACCCGAGCAGCCCCATCGCGGGCATGCCCATCATCGACGTGCGCGCCTGCCGCACGGTGGTGGTGGTCAAGCGCAGCCTCTCGGCGGGCTTCGCGGGTATCCCCAACCCGCTGTTCGCCGCCGACAACGCGCTGATGTACTTCGAGGACGGCAAGAAGGCCGTGCAGCAGATGGTGGCGGCGGTCAAGGAACTCTAG
- a CDS encoding quaternary amine ABC transporter ATP-binding protein, whose product MSKIVVENLFKIFGPHPERALKLLERGLGKEEILKKTGLGVGVNNASFEVAQGEIVVVMGLSGSGKSTLVRCVNRLLEPSAGRVLIDGTDIRTLDAQGLRRLRLEKLGMVFQNFALFPHRSVVQNTEYGLEIKGMAPDERRDKAMQALALVGLSGWEEAAPRQLSGGMQQRVGLARALALDPDILLMDEAFSALDPLIRRDMQDELLNLQDEMHKTILFISHDLDEALKLGRRIVLMKDGAIVQVGAPEEILTNPANDYVARFVEDVDITKVLTAEMVMKKSEAVAHLGTDGPRAALRKMKKAAIGSLFVLDETHAVAGIVTAEACVALRERGGTDLSEAMTRPVASVRPDTPATELIQIIHDLPHPLPVMDARGRLKGVVVRGSLLGAIAERGGSTQ is encoded by the coding sequence ATGAGCAAAATAGTCGTCGAAAACCTCTTCAAGATCTTCGGGCCGCACCCGGAGCGCGCCCTCAAGCTGCTGGAACGCGGCCTGGGCAAGGAGGAAATCCTCAAGAAAACCGGCCTGGGCGTCGGCGTGAACAACGCCAGCTTCGAGGTCGCCCAGGGTGAGATCGTGGTGGTCATGGGCCTGTCGGGCAGCGGCAAGTCCACCCTGGTGCGCTGCGTCAACCGGCTGCTGGAGCCCAGCGCCGGGCGCGTGCTCATCGACGGCACGGACATCCGCACCCTGGACGCCCAGGGCCTGCGCCGCCTGCGCCTGGAAAAGCTGGGCATGGTTTTCCAGAATTTCGCGCTCTTCCCGCACCGCAGCGTGGTGCAGAACACCGAATACGGCCTGGAAATCAAGGGTATGGCGCCCGACGAGCGCCGCGACAAGGCCATGCAGGCCCTGGCCCTGGTAGGCCTTTCCGGCTGGGAGGAGGCCGCGCCGCGCCAGCTTTCCGGCGGCATGCAACAGCGCGTGGGCCTGGCCCGCGCCCTGGCGCTGGACCCCGACATCCTGCTCATGGACGAGGCCTTCAGCGCCCTGGACCCGCTCATTCGCCGCGACATGCAGGACGAGCTGCTGAACCTCCAGGACGAGATGCACAAGACCATCCTGTTCATCAGCCACGACCTGGACGAGGCCCTGAAGCTCGGGCGGCGCATCGTGCTGATGAAGGACGGGGCCATCGTGCAGGTGGGCGCGCCCGAGGAGATCCTGACCAACCCGGCCAACGACTATGTGGCGCGCTTCGTGGAGGACGTGGACATCACCAAGGTGCTCACCGCCGAGATGGTCATGAAGAAGTCCGAGGCCGTGGCCCACCTGGGCACCGACGGCCCGCGCGCAGCCCTGCGCAAGATGAAGAAGGCCGCCATCGGCTCGCTGTTCGTGCTCGACGAGACCCACGCCGTGGCGGGCATCGTCACCGCCGAGGCCTGCGTGGCCCTGCGCGAGCGCGGCGGCACGGACCTCTCCGAGGCCATGACCCGGCCCGTCGCCTCCGTGCGCCCCGACACCCCGGCCACGGAGCTGATCCAGATCATCCACGACCTGCCCCACCCGCTGCCGGTGATGGACGCCCGGGGGCGCCTCAAGGGCGTGGTGGTGCGCGGGTCGCTGCTTGGCGCCATCGCCGAACGCGGAGGGAGCACCCAATGA
- a CDS encoding ABC transporter permease, with the protein MTIPKLPLGQGLEAAIDFLVEHFSFATKAFSVVMDGVLGVLESGLLALPPLALIAVFTALAFWLTRKSRGVTVFTFLGLALIWNLGLWSATVSTIALVLIATLTAILAGVPLGILAAMYRPVDRTVMPVLDVMQTMPAFVYLIPAIPFFGLGKVAAIFSTVVFAMPPAIRLTCLGIRQVPRELVECAEAFGSNRWQRLVKLELPLATPTILAGVNQTVMLALSMVVIAAMIGAKGLGGEVWKAIQRLQMGAGFEAGIGIVIVAIILDRVLQKAGGRADKR; encoded by the coding sequence ATGACCATCCCCAAGCTGCCCCTCGGCCAGGGCCTCGAAGCGGCCATCGACTTCCTCGTGGAACATTTCTCCTTCGCCACCAAGGCCTTCTCGGTGGTCATGGACGGCGTGCTCGGCGTGCTGGAAAGCGGGCTGCTGGCCCTGCCCCCGCTGGCGCTCATCGCCGTCTTCACCGCCCTGGCCTTCTGGCTGACGCGCAAGAGCCGCGGGGTGACGGTCTTCACCTTCCTGGGCCTTGCGCTGATCTGGAACCTCGGGCTGTGGAGCGCCACGGTCAGCACCATCGCGCTGGTGCTCATCGCCACGCTGACGGCCATCCTCGCGGGCGTGCCCCTGGGCATCCTGGCGGCCATGTACCGCCCGGTGGACCGCACGGTGATGCCCGTGCTGGACGTGATGCAGACCATGCCCGCCTTCGTCTACCTCATTCCGGCCATCCCCTTCTTCGGGCTGGGCAAGGTGGCGGCCATCTTCTCCACGGTGGTCTTCGCCATGCCCCCGGCCATCCGCCTGACCTGCCTGGGCATCCGCCAGGTCCCTCGCGAGCTGGTGGAATGCGCCGAGGCCTTCGGCTCCAACCGCTGGCAACGGCTGGTGAAGCTGGAGCTGCCCCTGGCCACGCCGACCATCCTGGCCGGGGTGAACCAGACGGTGATGCTGGCCCTGTCCATGGTCGTCATCGCGGCCATGATCGGCGCCAAGGGCCTGGGCGGCGAGGTCTGGAAGGCCATCCAGCGCTTGCAGATGGGCGCGGGCTTCGAGGCCGGCATCGGCATCGTCATCGTGGCCATCATCCTCGACCGCGTGCTGCAAAAGGCCGGGGGCCGGGCGGACAAGCGCTGA
- a CDS encoding glycine betaine ABC transporter substrate-binding protein: MFKKLMLTLALAALAALMTAPAQAASKGKVRLAYVEWDCAAASTSVVQAVLQEKMGYEVEILPVAAAAMWQAVGTGDVDGMVTAWLPVTHADYLDKVKDTVENLGPITGGAKLGWAVPSYVSVDSIADLNAHKAEFDGKIIGIDPGAGLMRLSEQAVKDYGLELELMEGSGATMTAALADAIKNKQWVVVTAWSPHWMFGKWDLKYLADPKGVLGDEEHIDTIVRKGLKADMPEVYALLDNFAWKDANQLQMVMAWNQEPGADRYENAKRFIKENEAQVNAWMGK; the protein is encoded by the coding sequence ATGTTCAAGAAACTCATGCTGACCCTGGCCCTGGCGGCCCTGGCCGCCCTGATGACCGCCCCCGCCCAGGCGGCAAGCAAGGGCAAGGTCCGCCTGGCCTATGTGGAATGGGACTGCGCCGCCGCCAGCACCAGCGTGGTGCAGGCCGTGCTGCAGGAAAAAATGGGCTACGAGGTGGAAATCCTGCCCGTGGCCGCCGCGGCCATGTGGCAGGCCGTGGGCACCGGCGACGTGGACGGCATGGTCACCGCCTGGCTGCCCGTGACCCACGCCGACTACCTGGACAAGGTCAAGGACACGGTGGAGAACCTCGGGCCCATCACCGGCGGGGCCAAGCTCGGCTGGGCCGTGCCCTCCTACGTCAGCGTGGACTCCATCGCCGACCTGAACGCCCACAAGGCCGAGTTCGACGGCAAGATCATCGGCATCGACCCCGGCGCGGGCCTGATGCGCCTGTCCGAGCAGGCCGTGAAGGACTACGGCCTGGAGCTTGAGCTGATGGAAGGCTCCGGCGCGACCATGACCGCCGCCCTGGCCGACGCCATCAAGAACAAGCAGTGGGTCGTGGTCACGGCCTGGTCGCCGCACTGGATGTTCGGCAAGTGGGACCTCAAGTACCTGGCCGACCCCAAGGGCGTCCTGGGCGACGAGGAGCACATCGACACCATCGTGCGCAAGGGCCTGAAGGCCGACATGCCCGAGGTCTACGCCCTGCTGGACAACTTCGCCTGGAAGGACGCGAACCAGCTCCAGATGGTCATGGCCTGGAACCAGGAGCCCGGCGCCGACCGCTACGAGAACGCCAAGCGCTTCATCAAGGAAAACGAGGCCCAGGTGAACGCCTGGATGGGCAAGTAG